A single region of the Eleginops maclovinus isolate JMC-PN-2008 ecotype Puerto Natales chromosome 16, JC_Emac_rtc_rv5, whole genome shotgun sequence genome encodes:
- the gys1 gene encoding glycogen [starch] synthase, muscle — protein sequence MPLARSLSVTSLSGLEEWDEEFDLEDAVLFEIAWEVANKVGGIYTVIQTKARLTAEEWGENYFLVGPYVESNVRTQVELIEPTNPVLKRTIDKMNASGCKVYFGRWLIEGSPYVVLIDVAFTAWSLDTWKSELWELCDIGVPWFDREANDAVLFGFLTAWLLGEYAAQSEEPPHIVAHFHEWLAGLGLVLCRHRQLPVATIFTTHATLLGRYLCAGNVDFYNKLADFNVDKEAGDRQIYHRYCLERSAAHCAHVFTTVSQITAIEAEFLLMRKPDIITPNGLNVKKFSAVHEFQNLHAQSKHRIQEFVRGHFYGHLDFNLDKCLFLFIAGRYEFSNKGADIFLEALARLNYLLRVNNSDVTVIAFFIMPARTNNFNVETLKGQAVRKQLWDTAQTVKERFGKKLYESLLVGQLPDVQKMMDKDDFTIMKRAIFATQRQCQPPVCTHNMLEDSSDPILNCVRRIGLFNSSADRVKIIFHPEFLSSTSPLLPMDYEEFVRGCHLGVFPSYYEPWGYTPAECTVMGIPSISTNLSGFGCFMEEHIADPSAYGIYILDRRYRGVDESCNQLTSFLFQFCKQSRRQRIIQRNRTERLSELLDWRYLGRYYISARHMALAKAFPDTYMYELHEPTATSGFHYPRPASVPPSPALSRHSSPHHSEAEDNDEEERYDEDLEAEKDRKNIRQPYALPLKNKTSPLGAIGNGNGDDDEN from the exons ATGCCGCTGGCTCGCAGCCTCTCTGTGACGTCCCTCTCAGGACTGGAGGAATGGGATGAGGAGTTTGATTTGGAGGACGCTGTCCTTTTTGAAATTGCGTGGGAGGTCGCTAACAaag TTGGAGGCATCTACACCGTCATCCAGACCAAAGCCCGTCTGACCGCAGAGGAATGGGGGGAGAACTATTTTCTGGTGGGTCCCTATGTGGAGAGCAACGTGCGCACTCAGGTGGAGCTGATCGAGCCCACCAACCCGGTGCTGAAGAGAACCATCGACAAGATGAACGCCAGTGGGTGTAAG GTGTATTTTGGCCGGTGGCTCATTGAAGGCAGTCCCTACGTTGTTTTGATCGATGTTGCGTTCACCGCCTGGTCTCTGGACACCTGGAAGAGCGAGTTGTGGGAGCTTTGTGACATTGGCGTGCCCTGGTTTGATCGCGAGGCTAACGACGCCGTGCTGTTTGGCTTCCTGACGGCCTGGCTCCTGGGAGAG TATGCAGCCCAGAGTGAGGAGCCTCCACACATCGTGGCTCATTTCCATGAATGGTTGGCTGGTCTGGGTCTGGTGTTGTGCAGACATAGACAGCTCCCCGTCGCCACCATCTTCACCACCCACGCCACTCTGCTAGGAAGATACCTGTGCGCTGGAAATGTGGACTTCTATAACAAACTTGCAGAT TTTAACGTGGACAAGGAGGCTGGAGATAGACAGATCTACCATCGTTACTGTTTGGAGCGGTCGGCCGCTCACTGTGCACATGTCTTCACCACTGTATCACAGATCACTGCCATCGAGGCAGAGTTCCTGCTCATGAGGAAACCAG ACATTATAACTCCCAACGGGCTCAACGTAAAGAAGTTCTCAGCTGTACACGAGTTTCAAAACCTTCACGCTCAAAGCAAGCATCGGATCCAGGAGTTCGTCAGGGGACACTTCTACGG GCACCTTGACTTCAACCTGGACAAGTGTTTGTTCCTCTTCATTGCTGGACGGTATGAGTTCTCCAACAAAGGAGCCGACATCTTCTTGGAAGCATTAGCCCGACTCAACTATCTACTGAGG GTCAACAACAGTGACGTTACCGTCATTGCGTTCTTCATCATGCCGGCTCGGACAAACAACTTTAATGTGGAGACGCTGAAGGGGCAGGCTGTCAGGAAACAGCTCTG GGATACAGCTCAGACTGTGAAGGAACGCTTTGGAAAGAAACTTTATGAGTCACTTCTAGT TGGGCAGCTGCCAGATGTGCAGAAGATGATGGACAAAGACGACTTCACTATAATGAAACGTGCCATCTTCGCAACTCAGAGACAGTGCCAGCCTCCAGTCTGCACACACAACATGCTGGAGGACAGCAGCGACCCCATCCTTAACTGTGTGCGCCGTATTGGCCTTTTCAACAGCTCTGCCGACCGTGTCAAG ATTATCTTCCATCCAGAGTTCCTCTCGTccacctctcctcttcttcctatGGATTATGAGGAGTTTGTAAGAGGCTGCCACCTCGGCGTCTTCCCCTCTTACTACGAGCCTTGGGGCTACACTCCAG CCGAGTGCACTGTGATGGGAATACCATCAATCTCCACTAACCTGTCAGGCTTCGGCTGTTTCATGGAGGAGCACATAGCAGACCCCTCAGCATATG GCATTTACATCCTGGACCGGCGGTATCGGGGGGTCGACGAGTCGTGTAACCAGCTCACGTCCTTCCTGTTTCAGTTCTGCAAGCAGAGCCGGCGCCAGCGGATCATCCAGAGGAACCGCACTGAGCGTCTGAGCGAACTCCTGGACTGGAGATACCTCGGCAGG TATTATATATCTGCCCGTCATATGGCCCTGGCTAAAGCGTTCCCTGACACCTACATGTATGAACTTCATGAGCCCACCGCC ACCTCAGGTTTCCATTACCCGCGACCAGCCTCTGTGCCTCCGTCTCCAGCTCTGTCCCGCCACTCCTCCCCCCACCACAGCGAGGCGGAGGACAACGATGAAGAAGAACGCTACGACGAGGATCTGGAGGCCGAAAAGGACCGCAAGAACATCCGCCAGCCCTACGCCCTGCcgctaaaaaataaaacctctcCTCTGGGGGCCATTGGAAACGGCAATGGTGACGATGATGAAaactga
- the aspdh gene encoding aspartate dehydrogenase domain-containing protein isoform X1, with amino-acid sequence MINYGLSQSNFAPCLPTIPGVVSCWLCFTLGEALLCRAVGISAQDMASSPSQRIGVVGYGHLGQYLVERILKDGAALGLTLAFVWNRNSDKLRGLVPDELILGDLSSFTDRRCDVIVEVCHPQIVKEFGFLFLAQSHLMVGSPSALSDPDLNQKLRQAVQQHGRTLYVPSGALWGGQDIQRLNDSGGLKALFIRMSKHPSCFRLTGDVLSDWAEDEGRRVLFRGAVAELCPLAPNNVNTMAAAAVAAGTLGFTGVQGEIVSDTALSDFHVVEVEVTGPGGFSVHTVRRNPAKLGAVTGSATYNSFWNSLLVCKGHGGRVYLC; translated from the exons ATGATTAACTATGGCCTCTCTCAGTCAAACTTTGCACCGTGCTTACCCACAATTCCTGGAGTGGTGAGCTGTTGGTTGTGCTTCACGTTGGGAGAAGCACTACTCTGCAGGGCTGTGGGTATATCTG CACAGGACATGGCCAGTTCTCCCTCCCAAAGGATTGGAGTTGTAGGATACGGACATCTAG GGCAGTACCTGGTGGAGAGGATCCTTAAAGATGGAGCTGCTCTCGGTCTCACGCTGGCTTTTGTTTGGAACAGAAATTCTGACAAGCTCAGAGGCTTAGTTCCTGATGAACTCATACTCGGTGACCTATCATCCTTTACCGACAG GCGATGTGATGTTATTGTAGAagtgtgccatccacagataGTGAAGGAGTTTGGGTTTCTGTTCCTGGCTCAGTCTCATTTGATG GTGGGCTCTCCCTCTGCCCTCTCAGATCCTGATCTCAACCAGAAGCTGCGTCAGGCGGTTCAGCAGCATGGTAGGACACTTTACGTCCCCAGTGGTGCCTTATGGGGAGGCCAGGACATCCAGAGGCTGAATGACAGTGGAGGCTTGAAG GCTTTGTTCATAAGAATGTCCAAGCATCCATCCTGCTTCCGACTGACAGGAGACGTCCTCTCTGATTGGGCGGAGGATGAGGGCAGGCGTGTTTTATTCAGAGGCGCAGTGGCAGAGTTGTGCCCACTTGCTCCAAACAACGTTAACAccatggcagcagcagcagtggcagcagggACACTCGGCTTTACTGGTGTTCAGGGAGAGATTGTGTCCGACACAGC GTTAAGTGACTTCCATGTGGTTGAGGTGGAGGTGACTGGGCCCGGTGGTTTCTCAGTGCACACAGTGAGGAGGAACCCAGCCAAACTGGGAGCTGTGACCGGCAGTGCAACATACAACTCCTTCTGGAATAGTTTACTAG TTTGCAAGGGTCACGGTGGCCGAGTCTACTTGTGCTGA
- the aspdh gene encoding aspartate dehydrogenase domain-containing protein isoform X2: protein MASSPSQRIGVVGYGHLGQYLVERILKDGAALGLTLAFVWNRNSDKLRGLVPDELILGDLSSFTDRRCDVIVEVCHPQIVKEFGFLFLAQSHLMVGSPSALSDPDLNQKLRQAVQQHGRTLYVPSGALWGGQDIQRLNDSGGLKALFIRMSKHPSCFRLTGDVLSDWAEDEGRRVLFRGAVAELCPLAPNNVNTMAAAAVAAGTLGFTGVQGEIVSDTALSDFHVVEVEVTGPGGFSVHTVRRNPAKLGAVTGSATYNSFWNSLLVCKGHGGRVYLC from the exons ATGGCCAGTTCTCCCTCCCAAAGGATTGGAGTTGTAGGATACGGACATCTAG GGCAGTACCTGGTGGAGAGGATCCTTAAAGATGGAGCTGCTCTCGGTCTCACGCTGGCTTTTGTTTGGAACAGAAATTCTGACAAGCTCAGAGGCTTAGTTCCTGATGAACTCATACTCGGTGACCTATCATCCTTTACCGACAG GCGATGTGATGTTATTGTAGAagtgtgccatccacagataGTGAAGGAGTTTGGGTTTCTGTTCCTGGCTCAGTCTCATTTGATG GTGGGCTCTCCCTCTGCCCTCTCAGATCCTGATCTCAACCAGAAGCTGCGTCAGGCGGTTCAGCAGCATGGTAGGACACTTTACGTCCCCAGTGGTGCCTTATGGGGAGGCCAGGACATCCAGAGGCTGAATGACAGTGGAGGCTTGAAG GCTTTGTTCATAAGAATGTCCAAGCATCCATCCTGCTTCCGACTGACAGGAGACGTCCTCTCTGATTGGGCGGAGGATGAGGGCAGGCGTGTTTTATTCAGAGGCGCAGTGGCAGAGTTGTGCCCACTTGCTCCAAACAACGTTAACAccatggcagcagcagcagtggcagcagggACACTCGGCTTTACTGGTGTTCAGGGAGAGATTGTGTCCGACACAGC GTTAAGTGACTTCCATGTGGTTGAGGTGGAGGTGACTGGGCCCGGTGGTTTCTCAGTGCACACAGTGAGGAGGAACCCAGCCAAACTGGGAGCTGTGACCGGCAGTGCAACATACAACTCCTTCTGGAATAGTTTACTAG TTTGCAAGGGTCACGGTGGCCGAGTCTACTTGTGCTGA
- the tmem86b gene encoding lysoplasmalogenase encodes MDILDTHAYDRRQRRYMSCALFFSLLPFFLSTALYFYLWTPDSPASITSASVKTAPALLLAAAVLSWNGGQSVLGVAGGLVFSAVGDWCLVWPEHFLHGMGAFAAAHLLYSFTFISSNYSAYSASSSLCFRFLCLILFMTGGGFYIYLFPFLQKAPDSELLVPAVGIYVVMIAVMGTLAIRTRHTATMLGSLSFMVSDLSLALQIFKATPPMEYGNALVMVTYYSAQLLIAVGDIKAVENKDDFSKWKRS; translated from the exons ATGGACATCCTTGATACTCATGCCTACGACAGGCGGCAGAGGAGATACATG tcctgtgctctctttttctctctgttgcctTTCTTTTTGTCCACAGCTCTGTACTTCTACCTGTGGACTCCTGACTCCCCGGCGTCCATCACGTCTGCAAGCGTCAAAACGGCGCCCGCCCTGCTGCTGGCTGCAGCCGTGCTGAGCTGGAATGGAGGTCAGAGTGTGCTGGGTGTGGCGGGAGGACTGGtcttctctgctgtgggtgacTGGTGCCTGGTGTGGCCTGAGCATTTTCTGCACG GAATGGGAGCGTTTGCTGCGGCTCACCTGCTCTACTCATTCACCTTCATCTCCAGCAATTATTCAGCATATTCCgcttcctcttccctctgttTTCGTTTTCTGTGTCTGATCCTGTTCATGACGGGAGGAGGTTTCTACATCTACCTATTTCCATTCCTGCAGAAAGCACCTGACTCAGAGCTACTGGTTCCAGCTGTGGGGATCTATGTTGTTATGATCGCTGTAATGGGGACATTAGCCATCAGAACCCGCCACACAGCAACAATGTTAGGGAGTTTGTCCTTCATGGTGTCCGACCTGTCACTGGCCCTGCAAATTTTTAAGGCGACGCCACCAATGGAGTACGGTAATGCTCTCGTCATGGTTACGTATTATTCGGCACAGTTACTAATAGCTGTGGGTGATATAAAGGCAGTGGAGAACAAGGACGACTTTTCTAAATGGAAGAGGTCCTAA
- the hspbp1 gene encoding hsp70-binding protein 1 — MAEDKPPKRYPQNLQGVLQLAVDAGSGAEGPAPMEPMSEERKMWLKDALAEVCKGQMDEVEQMKKCLEVLQHERDIEKERGEEERGEEDEDERESIFDMLSELCENMDNARDLMTLGGLDLSVSQYLCHSRSGLRWRAAHLIASCAQNMPQVQVHLFSLGTLPKLLQLTDSDPHPTVRVKALYAVSCLVREQEAGLKEFFSNDGYSVLMRGMQSDNEKLRTKSAFLLLNLLMAQPEQKETVISMGMVQQLVSVLRTPHSPVHEHVLGALCCLVEECPQGLKDCRTPALALEELLRQRSKELKGNEESEEELEFCERLRAMCFHGQQGDDNGMDR; from the exons ATGGCAGAAGACAAACCGCCCAAAAGGTATCCCCAGAACCTACAGGGGGTTTTGCAGCTGGCAGTGGATGCTGGTTCAGGTGCAGAAGGACCTGCTCCTATGGAGCCCATGTCAGAGGAG aGGAAAATGTGGCTGAAAGATGCGCTCGCAGAAGTCTGCAAAGGACAGATGGATGAAGTGGAGCAGATGAAGAAGTGCTTGGAAGTCTTACAACACGAGCGAGATAttgaaaaggagagaggagaggaggaacggggcgaagaagatgaagatgagcGGGAATCAATCTTTGATATGCTGTCAGAGTTGTGTGAGAACATGGACAATGCTCGAG ACCTAATGACTCTTGGAGGACTGGATTTGAGTGTCTCCCAGTATCTGTGTCATTCCCGAAGTGGGCTGAGATGGCGCGCTGCCCATCTCATCGCTTCCTGTGCCCAGAACATGCCGCAGGTGCAGGTCCACTTATTCAGCCTGGGGACGCTGCCAAAGCTGCTCCAGCTGACGGACTCAGACCCCCACCCCACCGTCAGAGTGAAAGCCCTTTATGCTGTGTCAT GTCTGGTTCGAGAGCAGGAGGCAGGACTCAAGGAGTTCTTTTCCAACGATGGTTACTCTGTCCTGATGCGAGGGATGCAGTCGGACAACGAGAAGCTCAGGACCAAGTCGGCATTTCTTCTTCTCAACCTGCTGATGGCTCAACCCGAACAGAAAG AAACAGTGATCTCCATGGGAATGGTTCAGCAGCTGGTATCTGTTCTCCGCACACCTCACTCACCTGTCCATGAACATGTGCTCGGCGCCCTCTGCTG TCTGGTGGAAGAGTGTCCACAGGGCCTCAAAGACTGCAGGACTCCTGCTCTGGCTCTGGAGGAGTTACTCAGACAGCGATCCAAAGAGCTCAAAGGAAATGAAGAGAGTGAG GAAGAACTCGAGTTCTGTGAGCGTTTGAGGGCCATGTGTTTCCACGGGCAGCAGGGAGATGACAACGGGATGGATCGCTGA